ACGATGAGAAATGGGGAGTCAAATGGGCATAAcaaaggcagaggaagggccttCTGGTGCCTTTACTTTGGGTGGAAGAAGGCATGTTTCGTGCTTTTTTAGTTGCGCAGTCTCCACCAAATCAACGTCACCACCTCTCGTCTTTCCCAAGTCCCAACACACAAATAAATATCATTCTCTCAAGCTCATACTTAACTCGTCATTATAAATACACAACCCCACTTTTTCTCTCTCCCCATTCTAATTTGAGATACCATCTACTTTTTcccctttcttctctttttcatatcattattatctttgtattttttttgtttctccgACCATGGCGGCTGTTGTGGCCTTGTTTGTCATCACACTCGCTGTCTTCTCCGGCACCGTTGCTGCAGATCCGGACATGCTTCAGGACGTCTGTGTTGCCGATCTCACTTCTGGTACTCAGTTTCCTCCCTTCCCCCCATTATTCTTCTTCTGTATTTGGGAGAGTCAACGCTCAAGTTCCATTTTTTCTAGGATGAAGGCAGGAGAAGCTCAAAATGGGAGAACTCCACCATGCTTTTTCTCCTAagtaatactaataataatgagtGCTCTGTCtgtctttcatttttattttaataataatttcttcttGGGGGGTTTTAGTTTTAGATTTGGGTTTCTCCCATGGAATGAATTATTGAGACTAGCTTTGATTGATGGATTGATTACTCTTCGATTGCTTCAATCCCGCCGCCATTCATTGGTTTTTCATTCTTAATCGAACTGGTGCGGAAAATGATCAGACAATTTTACTTGTTGGATGGTGGATCAGGTGTAAAGGTGAATGGGTTCAGCTGTAAGGACGCGACAAACATAACTGCAACGGATTTCTTCTTCGACGGCCTGGCGAAACCGGGTCTGACCAACAACTCCATGGGGTCTCTGGTAACAGGTGCTAATGTGCAGAAGATTCCTGGTCTCAACACCCTTGGCGTCTCTCTCTCCCGCATCGACTACGCACCAGGTGGTCTCAACCCACCCCACACTCACCCTCGTGCTACAGAGATGGTGTTCGTGCTTGAAGGCGAGTTGGATGTGGGGTTCATCACCACCTCCAACACTCTCATTTCCAAGTCCATTAAGAAAGGGGAGATCTTTGTGTTCCCAAAGGGGTTGGTCCACTTCCAGAAGAACAACGGCGAAGTCCCTGCTGCCGTCATATCTGCTTTTAACAGCCAGTTGCCTGGAACCCAGTCTATTGCGGTGAGCTTGTTTGCTGCCTCACCACCCGTGCCTAACAATGTGTTGACCAAGGCTTTCCAGGTGGGTACGAAGGAGGTTGAGAAAATCAAGTCCAGACTCGCCCCAAAGAAGTAGAATAAACTTTGATTGCTGCTCTACTGTGAATTTATGATGACATTTCTTTGACATCCGCTGCTTGgaaattttcttctctcttgtttttttttttttttttttcaattcgtGAGTACCAGAAATAAAAACCTTGTCATGTTTACCGCCATTCGTTGGACATCACAACCTAACCGGCCTTCTTCCTCACTCTTTAATCTCATTTTGAGTATTCACGATTCTTCAGTCTCAAGACTTAAAAGCTAAAAAAAGGGGGTGTGAGTTGGTGGGTGGGCTTTGAAAGCCCCTATCTAATCCCACCAAACACATTTCATCTGTGGTCGTGGGTTTACTCTGTTTTTGCCGTGATCATCGCACAGATGACTGAACTGCGCTCTCTATTACACTCCACAAAAGGAAGTGTCCCTCACAACTTGAGTCGTTCAATCATCAATTACTAGGGCTTTGCAGCACAGACTGCACAGTTTAGAAAAGTCATTTGTGAAATATGGTAGTTTCGAGTTACTCTCACACCTCACACAACAGAGCAACCATAGGAAGAATATCTCAGTCCAAACACGAAGAACCCAAAATCCTCTTAAAGTTGCGttatcttcaaaattttatttttaatagtaaaatttGAATGGTTtggtaaatatatttttagaagaataaaattatttgaaatatagaattaattttatataacaagtttatattatacaaataattatgaatatattatattcatcATGTACATCCTCTTTTTCAAGATTCAAATTAAGTTAGAATTCTTGTCGGTGGAGATGGAAGtgatgtataaaaataattactattttatcttttaatttaatttaattaattaattgttttaaaaaatgaaaattaatttacttttctAATCTAAAAgataataaacaatttaatttttaaagttaatttaaaaattcaaataaaagtaagttttttcatttgaaaatttatttaaaaataactcaatccatttaaaattaataatatgtttttttttttaattttttttactaaggataaaataataaactaagggaaataaatatttccttttttaatttttttgttttaaacttgttacatattttcatttaaaaaaataatgtgatgGTTTTCTCCTAAAACCATCTCCTTAggcatttttatcaaattattttggaCTGAAATGGTTTCTTTACAAAGAGAATTTTTGTACGTGTAAGCCGTGATAGTAatcttgtaaatatttgttctttttttctaatttgagcCACAGGCCCACAGCACAACAAAGATAACATGCAGCTTGAGAACACCCATGAGAGAAAAGGAATGAACAATGAAATGGCAAGGTGACCTGAACATGTCAAATTATTGGGTAACATTACTAATGCcgattaataaaatatgaagtaGTCGTAAAGGCTTCCTACATTTGACATTACACCTATTGGAATCCCTTCCTTTGTGGTTTtcctcctcttttctttttccccgtGACAGCAAGCAAGCAAGCATGGCCCTACTCATTCTTTAGTTAAAGTTGCAAGGCTGATCTGACGGTAGTCAAGGAGCCAAAGTTGATGGgtgaagtaaaagaaaattaaaaaaaaatatgacgaTAGAACCATCCTTAAAAGGGTTGATCAATCAAATATTAGTTTCCATAGTTTCGGTAAAATGTTTACCTCATGTGCCGCCTAAGCTTCAAACCAGATATTACAAATTAAAGCTTCGCCATTATTGCCGTACCATGTTTCTGTCCACTATCAGAGTCCCCAGGCGCAGGCTGGCAGCTTCCTATACATTTTCAAGGCTTATATCCACCATAAATCTTATGCAGTCATGTTTCTCTCTTCAACCTTTTATACTAtcaattaacttaatatttttcttttgcagGTATCCATATTTACACTGTTAATAAGACGAAGAATCTAAATATTTCACAATAATTTGGAAAGTGTGTAAGGTGATTTTATGAGATAGGGGTTTACATTTTGGTCCTCATCAACGCGAAAGAAACAACAATAGTGGTGTATGGATTCCCAACATCTTTCCAATACATGTCAAAATTTGCCTCATTATGacaaaataaaacccataataTTAGAATTGCCACAGTAATTTATAAGGTTGTTCATCCTCATAAAGACGAATCAATAAAACTATCAAAGCAACAATCTCCATCAGTTCCCATATCTAAAACAAAAGTAAGCGTAGGAACCTTCCTTTTCTCATTTCATACAATCACTGAATCAACGTAGTCTCTAATGTAAGTTCCAAAATTCTTGGGATATGGGTGGAAAACTCCTTTGGTGTAAAGTTCTTATTTTTGCTGCCTGCCATCTGGGATTGCAAATAGAACTACTGGTTTTGAAGGTCTAATGAAGGGAGCATCGCACCTATAATAGCCCTTCCTCTCCAGCTGCACTATCTCACCGCGCTTTAAATTCCGTATGTTAGAATCCCCAACTGCTGCAGTCTCTCTTTTGGTACACGGGTTAAGCGCATCAAGGAAATCATCTCCTTCATCCAGCTGCATTTCCAACAGTTAAAACGCAACCCACAAATCAAACTTTACATTCATTAAATTTTCAGCAAATAACCAATAATACAGCACATCATGGAAAATCAATAAGCCACACTGCTATAAAGATGTAAAATAAGTCTCTCTAGGAACAACCAGCCTGTCAAACAACAGCTGAGATGACACCATTCTACAAGTAGTATCCAAAACTAGTTTCAACACTCACAAACAAGTCCAATTTCAAAACAGTGTGCAGTTGTTGCCTGAACAATCATAAAGCTATTAGTCTATGATTTACAATGCACTGCTGCTCAAGTgcatatattatatacatatttaaatTAGCTCTGATATATTTGGCTTGATAATTGGAACAACTCCTTTATGGATTTTTgacatatacaaagaaaaacataatataactaTATGTTTTCCTTGCAGGACATTCACAAAATCACATTAATAATATCCATGAAGGTAGGGGATTTAACATCTCCCACATGATGGTGCAGGAATCGGACACCTCTGCATTCAATAGTCTGTAGGTAATAAGCCTTTAAGTGGGTGCTCTTAGTCATAATGAATGAAAGAATATAGAATAGAAGAGCAAGGTTTTAAAATAGTGAAATGAGTTTTTACTTTTTCCCCTTCTGTTTTTAAGGTAAGTGTCAAGATAAAGCATGGCTTATGCAGTTAGGCAATCATGAATTTATATCAATCTAAAAATTTGGCACTAGAGGAATCTATtattttaaacaacaaaaataacttataaatGCAAATGATCTTTTCACCAGTTAACCAGCACATACCTTCTTCTTTGTGATTAGATAGTCAAACTCCATCAATGAAAGGTTAACCAATTCGCTTGTTTCAGGTAGCCAGGTAAGCTTCAATTTTGTGGCCTTGACAGATCCTTCGAGATGCAAAACCCCTATTAACTGCGTAATATTCCCATCCTGATCCTTCCTGATTTCTTTTATGATGGCATTCCCCCAATCCATTAAGgttatttcctcattttctgaGATGGACACTGCATCAGCATAGTCAATCCATATCCTCTTTGTGTATGTGGTACACTTTTCTCCAGCGCCTTCAAATTTCTTATGCCTTGGTATGATGCGGACAAATGGTTTCTCAGGACCATCAGCTAAGGTTACTAACACACGTTTGTCATCAATAACAGCAGTATGTCTGGGACACACAGGATCAATAATCTTCTTATTAATGGTCCAGAGTTTATCCCATTCCATGAGATTGAGATTTTTCGATGCCCCCTGAAACCAAAGGATAGAAGAATGCTCATTAACCTTCATTAGGATGGCCAAAATAACAAAGACTTTCACAACATAAAATAGCATGGATTTAAGGATGCATGCTCACACAATTTGGAAGAAGTAAATAAGAGGCACTGTGCAGATGTACAGATGTAAT
Above is a genomic segment from Vitis riparia cultivar Riparia Gloire de Montpellier isolate 1030 chromosome 14, EGFV_Vit.rip_1.0, whole genome shotgun sequence containing:
- the LOC117930249 gene encoding germin-like protein 5-1; the encoded protein is MAAVVALFVITLAVFSGTVAADPDMLQDVCVADLTSGVKVNGFSCKDATNITATDFFFDGLAKPGLTNNSMGSLVTGANVQKIPGLNTLGVSLSRIDYAPGGLNPPHTHPRATEMVFVLEGELDVGFITTSNTLISKSIKKGEIFVFPKGLVHFQKNNGEVPAAVISAFNSQLPGTQSIAVSLFAASPPVPNNVLTKAFQVGTKEVEKIKSRLAPKK